In the Girardinichthys multiradiatus isolate DD_20200921_A chromosome 4, DD_fGirMul_XY1, whole genome shotgun sequence genome, one interval contains:
- the LOC124867449 gene encoding adenosine receptor A3-like gives MTSLLPNTSIPESTEALLVTSDCLFNLTAAVQAGHGSDQSLPPLCTPCCCGVLNRTLAVAFMVSLAFAVVVGNVVTLTVFVQTRQSRTPQGYLKVSLAIADMMVGVVVVPFSVYTEMSLMVTSPLPMWYQGGTSSFFSDLGSPWQPCMLIGPVFAGCTFVSISTIFLMTLERSVAILWPLHKDALVTRRRTLLLILLSWAASFLLAVAPLIFSSNFNLEYNECSRMCNYTPLLFGGQLPPDANILLLFPAFDFTLLGGTLAINIVSFTSIRRYTRKRKLLSGGSLSEGGGGCSHRPSFSDIKAAKTIGILTFAFTASFSPIAVFVLGNVVGYTWCNFSFLAFWILTGNSCCNVIIYSVRDHRFRKGVTLLFQREQPPPHGEKT, from the exons ATGACTTCGCTGCTTCCCAACACCAGCATTCCCGAGAGCACAGAAGCTCTGCTGGTGACCTCTGACTGTCTGTTTAACCTGACTGCGGCTGTGCAAGCGGGACATGGCTCAGACCAGTCACTTCCACCGCTCTGCACCCCCTGCTGCTGCGGGGTGCTCAACCGCACCCTGGCTGTGGCGTTTATGGTCAGCCTGGCATTTGCTGTTGTGGTTGGAAATGTGGTCACTCTAACAGTCTTTGTGCAAACTAGGCAGTCGAGAACACCGCAAGGGTACTTGAAAG TGTCTCTGGCCATAGCAGACATGATGGTGGGTGTTGTCGTGGTTCCTTTCTCTGTCTACACCGAAATGTCTCTCATGGTGACCAGCCCTCTTCCCATGTGGTATCAGGGTGGTACATCTTCATTCTTCAGTGACCTGGGGAGCCCCTGGCAGCCCTGCATGCTGATTGGTCCCGTGTTTGCAGGATGCACCTTTGTCTCCATCAGCACCATCTTCCTGATGACCCTGGAGCGCAGTGTGGCCATTCTGTGGCCGCTCCACAAGGACGCATTGGTGACCAGAAGACGAACGCTGCTCCTCATCTTGCTGTCCTGGGCAGCCAGCTTCTTGCTGGCTGTTGCCCCTCTCATCTTCAGCAGCAACTTTAATTTGGAGTACAATGAGTGCAGTCGTATGTGTAACTACACCCCACTGTTGTTTGGAGGTCAGCTACCACCTGATGCCAACATTTTGCTGCTGTTCCCAGCATTTGACTTCACACTTCTTGGGGGGACATTAGCAATTAATATTGTGTCCTTCACAAGCATTCGCCGGTACACCCGAAAACGCAAACTGCTCTCAGGAGGGAGTCTGAGTGAAGGTGGGGGAGGATGCTCCCACAGACCATCCTTTTCAGACATTAAGGCTGCAAAGACAATCGGCATACTGACATTTGCCTTCACAGCATCCTTCTCTCCCATTGCAGTGTTTGTGCTTGGAAACGTGGTGGGATACACGTGGTGCAACTTTTCTTTTCTGGCGTTCTGGATTCTGACAGGAAACAGCTGCTGTAATGTCATTATCTACAGTGTGAGGGACCACCGCTTCAGGAAGGGTGTGACCCTTCTTTTTCAAAGAGAGCAACCCCCCCCCCATGGTGAGAAAACCTGA